In a genomic window of Balaenoptera ricei isolate mBalRic1 chromosome 3, mBalRic1.hap2, whole genome shotgun sequence:
- the LOC132363558 gene encoding tetratricopeptide repeat protein 9C-like produces the protein MEKRLQEAQLYKEKGNQCYREGKCRDAVRGHHRALQQLRGLDPSLPSPMPNLGPQGPALTPEQENVLHTTQTDCYNNLAACLLQMEPVNYERVKEYSQKVLERQPDDAKALYRSGVASFHLQVYDQAWHYLMAAVNRQPKDASVRRYLQLTESECSSYHRKEKQLYLGMFG, from the coding sequence ATGGAGAAGCGCCTGCAGGAGGCCCAGCTGTACAAGGAGAAAGGGAACCAATGTTACCGGGAAGGGAAGTGCCGAGATGCTGTGCGTGGGCACCATCGAGCTCTGCAGCAGCTGCGGGGTCTCGATCCAAGTCTGCCCTCCCCGATGCCTAATCTGGGACCTCAGGGCCCGGCCCTCACACCTGAACAGGAAAACGTACTGCACACCACCCAGACAGACTGCTACAACAACCTAGCTGCCTGTCTTCTTCAGATGGAGCCAGTAAACTATGAACGGGTGAAAGAATACAGTCAGAAAGTCCTGGAACGACAGCCTGATGATGCCAAGGCCCTGTATCGGTCTGGGGTGGCCTCTTTCCACCTGCAGGTCTATGACCAGGCTTGGCACTACCTCATGGCTGCTGTCAATAGGCAGCCAAAAGATGCCAGTGTCCGGCGGTACCTTCAGCTAACGGAGTCGGAATGCAGCAGCTACCATCGGAAAGAGAAGCAGCTCTACCTGGGCATGTTTGGTTAA